A region from the Solibacillus sp. FSL H8-0523 genome encodes:
- a CDS encoding ABC transporter ATP-binding protein has translation MVLEVKQLEKRYKNRVILQQVSFTIGAGELIGLVGPNGAGKSTLMRSILGLEELKSGTVHINSISNKDPQFFKSISFLPSDNYLYMQLSGYDHLSFVASIYGIPRQEIEEVIALIGIRSYVNQPVKAYSYGMRQHLLIALSILTKPLIILMDEPFNGLDPTSTIELKQLIRTLHAKGLSIIVSTHNLDILEDLTDTIWFIKDGKLFTNTLVSTKDVAFEIKCTFDGDLAQFMRGSQLSYKVSKNSLQTDPNYPIERYLEWLLKQGVAIQSVNPIKRNLEEFYRTFYDV, from the coding sequence ATGGTATTAGAGGTAAAACAGCTTGAAAAAAGGTATAAAAATCGGGTCATCCTTCAACAGGTTTCGTTTACGATCGGTGCAGGTGAACTGATTGGCCTTGTTGGTCCTAATGGTGCGGGTAAATCTACGCTTATGCGCTCGATTTTAGGGTTAGAAGAATTGAAAAGTGGCACTGTTCATATCAATTCTATTTCTAATAAAGATCCGCAGTTTTTTAAATCCATTTCATTTTTGCCGAGTGACAACTACTTATATATGCAATTATCGGGTTATGACCATTTATCATTTGTAGCGAGTATTTATGGCATCCCGCGTCAAGAAATTGAGGAAGTGATTGCGTTAATTGGTATTCGTTCGTATGTGAATCAGCCTGTGAAAGCTTATTCATACGGCATGCGCCAGCATTTACTAATTGCGTTAAGTATCCTAACAAAGCCACTTATCATTTTGATGGATGAACCATTTAATGGTCTGGACCCAACAAGTACCATCGAATTAAAGCAACTCATTCGCACACTCCACGCAAAAGGCCTAAGTATCATTGTATCTACACATAACCTCGATATACTAGAGGATTTGACGGATACGATTTGGTTTATTAAAGACGGCAAGCTTTTCACAAACACGCTTGTCTCTACAAAAGACGTGGCTTTTGAAATTAAGTGTACGTTTGATGGTGACTTAGCTCAATTCATGCGGGGGAGTCAGCTGTCTTATAAAGTAAGTAAAAACAGTTTGCAAACAGATCCGAATTATCCAATTGAACGTTATCTTGAATGGTTACTTAAGCAAGGGGTCGCGATTCAATCGGTGAATCCGATAAAACGTAATTTAGAGGAGTTTTACCGAACGTTTTATGATGTGTAG
- the cydC gene encoding thiol reductant ABC exporter subunit CydC, with product MQQLVQLIWQDKKDVLLALLAGTISGLTAVALFAQSGLLISKAALMPPFYVILILTAFLKLFGVTKSASKYAERYISHRVTFKFISIVRMRFFKQLLPQAHVLNNYKSGDLLTRITSDVEMLQNFFLRVLYPPFIALFVFLVTILFTLFFSPWIALLLLIGIVLTSIVIPYVLFRRPYPTGAVEKKELTVQATEYFYGYRELLLHNQLDTQKEGLSALHQAYGTARKKELNQEQTAYLWNQTIALFTSFTVVLVGAYLVSTGQLEGVYLALIVLVSLTVFESAIPLSMAPIFAKHTKKAVDQLEEVTSHQVQDGTIQLRDLAQDIQLNNVSYHYPSATRPALKQITLAIQAGEKIAIIGPSGSGKSTLLQLLMKELRRTDGEFLIGAHPIDAICTHSIYTHLSTMLQHNHFFSGTVKSNLRLAKLDATDEALQTALNQAALDKKLDDPIFEKGGNLSGGEKQRLAFARLLLKESDLWLVDEPFTSLDVQTEKTLFNTLLSQSARKTLLMVTHKLTNLDQFDRIYVMQQGEIVEFGTQEQLLDKKGLYYSMYHKNS from the coding sequence ATGCAACAGCTTGTGCAACTCATTTGGCAGGATAAAAAAGATGTGCTACTTGCATTACTCGCTGGAACAATCAGCGGCTTAACGGCTGTCGCATTGTTTGCTCAAAGTGGTCTGCTGATTTCAAAAGCAGCACTCATGCCACCCTTTTACGTCATTTTAATTTTAACCGCTTTTTTAAAACTGTTCGGCGTCACAAAATCGGCTAGTAAGTATGCAGAACGCTACATTTCACACCGTGTGACATTCAAGTTTATCAGCATTGTACGCATGCGCTTTTTTAAACAGCTGTTGCCACAAGCACATGTTCTAAATAACTATAAAAGTGGCGATTTACTGACACGCATTACAAGTGATGTTGAAATGCTACAAAATTTCTTTTTACGTGTGTTGTACCCGCCATTCATTGCGCTATTTGTATTTTTAGTTACGATTTTATTTACCTTATTCTTTTCACCGTGGATTGCACTGCTCTTACTAATCGGGATCGTGTTGACAAGTATCGTCATTCCGTACGTTCTATTTCGTCGACCGTACCCAACTGGCGCAGTGGAGAAAAAAGAACTAACCGTTCAAGCAACTGAATATTTTTATGGCTACCGAGAGTTATTACTTCACAATCAACTAGATACACAAAAAGAAGGCTTATCAGCATTGCATCAAGCCTATGGAACTGCTCGAAAAAAAGAGCTAAATCAAGAACAAACTGCCTATTTATGGAACCAAACGATTGCCCTATTTACAAGCTTTACGGTCGTTTTGGTCGGTGCTTATCTTGTATCAACCGGACAGCTCGAAGGTGTTTATTTAGCACTCATCGTGCTCGTTTCATTAACTGTTTTTGAATCTGCTATTCCATTGTCAATGGCGCCCATTTTTGCAAAACATACAAAAAAAGCGGTGGACCAGTTGGAGGAAGTAACGTCACATCAAGTGCAAGATGGAACAATCCAACTACGTGATTTAGCACAAGACATCCAGTTAAATAATGTCTCGTATCATTACCCTTCCGCAACGCGCCCTGCGCTAAAACAGATTACATTAGCGATTCAAGCTGGGGAAAAAATTGCGATTATTGGTCCGAGTGGCTCTGGTAAGTCAACACTCTTGCAGCTCTTGATGAAGGAATTGAGAAGAACGGATGGGGAATTTCTAATTGGCGCTCATCCGATTGATGCCATCTGTACCCATTCGATATATACGCATTTGAGTACGATGCTTCAACATAATCATTTCTTTTCAGGAACAGTTAAAAGTAATTTACGATTAGCAAAACTAGACGCAACCGATGAAGCCCTGCAAACAGCATTAAATCAGGCCGCATTAGATAAAAAACTAGATGACCCTATTTTTGAAAAAGGGGGTAATCTTTCTGGTGGTGAAAAGCAGCGTCTCGCGTTTGCACGACTGCTGTTAAAAGAAAGTGACTTATGGCTTGTTGATGAACCCTTTACAAGCCTAGATGTTCAAACAGAAAAAACATTATTTAATACGTTATTATCACAATCTGCACGTAAAACATTGTTAATGGTGACGCATAAGCTAACAAATTTAGACCAATTCGATCGCATTTACGTGATGCAACAAGGAGAGATAGTCGAGTTTGGCACTCAGGAACAATTATTAGACAAGAAAGGACTCTACTATTCGATGTATCATAAAAATAGTTGA
- a CDS encoding response regulator transcription factor has protein sequence MIHVLLVDDHTLIRKGIALLLENHEDISVVGEANDGEEAIQLAYQTNPDVILMDISIPNGLDGFTATKEIKKNLPHIKIIFLTMHNEIAYIQQAIEVEADGYILKNSQGGIMYEAIQAVHNNKAYYEVGLPKDQLEKLFKNKGNQKGEVLSTREQEIVRLSILGYTNIQIAEKLFISSKTVENHKSNIMQKLHLKGKAELIQYGIANGYIQ, from the coding sequence ATGATACATGTATTACTAGTAGACGATCATACCCTCATTCGAAAAGGGATTGCGTTGCTGTTAGAAAATCATGAAGATATTTCGGTCGTAGGAGAAGCGAATGATGGCGAAGAAGCGATTCAATTAGCGTACCAGACGAATCCAGATGTGATTTTAATGGATATCTCGATTCCGAATGGGCTGGACGGCTTTACAGCAACAAAGGAAATTAAAAAGAATTTACCACATATTAAAATCATTTTTTTAACGATGCATAATGAGATTGCCTATATTCAACAAGCAATTGAAGTAGAGGCGGATGGCTATATTTTGAAAAATAGCCAAGGTGGCATTATGTATGAAGCGATTCAAGCCGTTCATAACAATAAAGCTTACTATGAAGTTGGATTACCAAAGGATCAGTTGGAAAAACTATTTAAAAATAAAGGTAACCAAAAAGGTGAAGTACTTTCCACACGTGAACAAGAGATTGTACGGCTATCTATTTTAGGTTATACCAATATTCAAATTGCGGAAAAGCTGTTTATTAGCTCGAAAACCGTCGAGAATCACAAGTCGAATATTATGCAGAAGTTGCATTTGAAAGGTAAAGCAGAGTTAATTCAATACGGTATTGCGAATGGATATATCCAGTAA
- a CDS encoding cytochrome ubiquinol oxidase subunit I, producing the protein MENSAVFWSRALTELTLSFHILFATLGVGVPLMILIAQYVGYKKKDEHYTLMARRWARGFTITVAVGVVTGTVIGLQLSLLWPQFMELAGQIIALPLFMETFAFFFEAIFLGIYLYTWDRFKNPKHHMLLLIPVAIGASMSAVFITVVNAFMNAPRGFDIAGGELINIQPILAMFTPAMPTKIGHVLTSSFMTVAFILAAIAAYKLLKGEEQVYHKKALALMMKLGIIFSIATAVVGDFSAKYLAEYQPEKLAAAEWHFETEQGADLIFFGVLDGEEVKYEIRIPKVLSFLASNDFNAEVTGLNAFPDDERPPLITHYFFDVMVAIGMLMIFLSMAFVVGKWRHWQWIEARWFRWLIVLSGPLSLVAIEAGWWLAELGRQPWILYGIMRTEDGATTATGVEWLFIAFGIVYLILGIGSIVVLRRMFKNNPVEKELALRKGGAN; encoded by the coding sequence ATGGAAAACTCAGCTGTGTTTTGGAGTAGAGCGTTGACAGAACTCACACTCTCCTTCCACATACTATTCGCAACGCTTGGTGTCGGGGTTCCGCTTATGATTTTAATTGCACAGTATGTGGGCTATAAGAAAAAGGATGAGCACTACACATTAATGGCAAGAAGATGGGCACGAGGCTTTACGATTACAGTAGCGGTCGGTGTCGTAACAGGTACCGTAATTGGCTTACAGCTTTCACTGCTATGGCCACAGTTTATGGAGCTTGCAGGGCAAATTATCGCATTGCCATTATTTATGGAGACATTTGCATTTTTCTTTGAAGCAATCTTTTTAGGTATTTATTTATATACGTGGGATCGATTTAAAAATCCAAAGCATCATATGTTGCTACTTATTCCGGTAGCGATTGGGGCATCGATGTCAGCGGTATTTATTACCGTTGTTAATGCTTTCATGAATGCGCCAAGAGGGTTTGATATTGCTGGTGGGGAGCTTATTAATATTCAACCGATTTTGGCCATGTTTACACCGGCGATGCCGACAAAAATTGGTCACGTGCTCACATCGAGCTTTATGACGGTCGCGTTTATTTTAGCCGCAATTGCCGCCTATAAATTACTCAAAGGTGAAGAACAAGTTTATCATAAAAAAGCATTAGCTTTAATGATGAAACTCGGCATTATTTTCTCGATTGCTACAGCAGTTGTAGGGGATTTTTCGGCAAAATATTTAGCAGAATATCAACCAGAAAAATTAGCTGCTGCAGAGTGGCATTTTGAAACAGAACAAGGCGCGGATCTAATCTTCTTCGGCGTACTTGACGGGGAAGAAGTCAAATATGAAATTCGTATTCCGAAAGTATTAAGCTTCTTAGCAAGTAACGATTTTAATGCGGAAGTGACAGGACTTAACGCATTTCCAGATGATGAACGACCACCGCTTATTACACACTATTTCTTTGATGTCATGGTAGCGATTGGGATGCTGATGATTTTCTTATCGATGGCCTTTGTAGTCGGAAAATGGAGACATTGGCAATGGATTGAAGCACGCTGGTTTAGATGGCTCATCGTCCTTAGTGGACCGCTATCACTAGTGGCAATCGAAGCAGGTTGGTGGCTTGCTGAGCTTGGTCGTCAGCCATGGATTTTATACGGTATTATGCGTACCGAAGACGGAGCAACTACAGCTACGGGTGTTGAATGGTTATTTATTGCCTTTGGGATTGTGTATTTAATATTAGGGATCGGCAGTATAG
- a CDS encoding ATP-binding protein, protein MTPRVPNDYLQEIYKHIQDGIIIMKANREIIMMNPAAKKLTGWNMGDAVPYCTFCLKRPKKQGESTCYLIANSEVPSFLSQMPTYHGKKIDVEMSTAAIYANNETGETEYLLVLRDQETFKKAQEAENKKQMIHALIEAKESEHKRLAKELHDGVGQSLFTVSVALQAVESFVKDKPKLSTYINEVQQELQRVMDDVNAYSHQLRPHSLDQLGLKPTIQMMIDNMMKSMPSLTIDFIADGIDRCEPVVEINLYRVIQEALHNVVKYAQATHVQIRIMMDDTHIYMDIRDNGIGFDHKALTSAGLGLQHMEERVDLLGGAFEIHSKLEQGTTIDIVVPKMETTL, encoded by the coding sequence ATGACACCGCGTGTACCAAATGACTATTTGCAGGAAATTTACAAACATATTCAAGACGGCATTATCATCATGAAAGCAAATCGAGAAATTATTATGATGAATCCAGCAGCGAAGAAATTAACGGGTTGGAATATGGGGGATGCCGTTCCTTACTGTACATTTTGTTTAAAAAGACCCAAAAAACAAGGGGAATCCACGTGCTATTTAATTGCCAATAGTGAAGTACCTTCCTTTCTATCACAAATGCCGACCTACCATGGCAAGAAAATTGATGTCGAAATGAGTACAGCTGCGATTTATGCAAATAATGAAACGGGTGAAACCGAGTATTTATTAGTTTTGCGCGATCAAGAAACATTTAAAAAAGCGCAAGAAGCAGAAAATAAAAAACAGATGATTCACGCCCTCATTGAAGCAAAAGAATCGGAGCACAAGCGTCTAGCAAAAGAGCTACACGACGGGGTAGGACAATCGTTGTTTACGGTTTCCGTTGCTTTACAAGCAGTGGAATCTTTCGTCAAAGACAAGCCTAAACTGAGCACGTATATTAACGAGGTTCAGCAGGAGCTGCAACGAGTGATGGATGATGTGAATGCCTATTCGCATCAGCTACGCCCTCATAGCTTAGATCAATTAGGCTTAAAGCCGACCATTCAAATGATGATTGATAATATGATGAAATCGATGCCTTCGCTGACAATTGATTTTATAGCGGACGGAATCGATCGTTGCGAACCTGTTGTAGAAATCAATTTATACCGCGTGATTCAAGAGGCCCTTCATAACGTCGTAAAATATGCACAAGCCACACATGTTCAAATTCGCATTATGATGGATGATACGCATATTTACATGGATATTCGTGATAACGGCATCGGCTTTGACCATAAAGCATTAACGAGTGCGGGTCTTGGCCTGCAGCATATGGAAGAGCGCGTAGATTTATTAGGTGGGGCATTTGAAATTCATTCTAAATTAGAGCAGGGTACAACAATCGACATTGTCGTACCCAAGATGGAGACAACATTATGA
- the cydD gene encoding thiol reductant ABC exporter subunit CydD, giving the protein MQFLQHSLRAYQSKVLLLCLLSFLLGSSILLQGISIVAIVNLVFIEKAPFSYTYVFFSLFLVAIITRLTVQFTMGRMGGSLAASVKASVRERLIRHWSFTPMEKHVAFQTGEKVTLLVDTVDQLESYYREYIPQVIKTIVVPIMILIAVFLVHPNSGWIMLITAPFVPITYIIVGMQTKKKSEEQLDALNRFSGKFLDLLQGLQTIRLLGQSKQQEDVLAESNAGFMTRTLGILKIAFASTLFIELIATLGIGLVALEIGFQMIVFKTLTFAPAFFILTLAPEYYNSLKNLGAAFHTGRGSLGAAALIEEQLQQTETTVHWGDKPLAIQPTITLKDACFRYTNGPSIGPLTLTIRPRQTVVFIGKTGHGKTTILNMISSLTELDGGEISLNNKPRRAYRADDWYAQTSYISQHPYIFAGTLRENICMGLPVSDEAVSNALQKAQLIEWLSSLPQGLDTALGDGGLGLSGGEKQRVAIARAFVKQPAIVFFDEPTAGLDVVTERLLIESIKTLRETATVIIAAHQYESIRFADVIYIVEDGQITASGTPDNLKNHPYYEQITAGGNN; this is encoded by the coding sequence ATGCAATTTTTACAGCATTCATTACGTGCATATCAATCCAAAGTACTCTTACTATGCTTGCTGTCCTTTCTTCTAGGGAGTAGCATCCTTTTACAAGGAATCAGCATTGTCGCTATTGTCAATCTTGTCTTTATTGAAAAAGCGCCGTTTTCATACACCTATGTATTCTTTTCACTGTTTTTAGTAGCCATTATTACTAGACTTACCGTCCAATTTACAATGGGGCGTATGGGTGGATCATTGGCAGCAAGTGTTAAGGCATCTGTGAGAGAACGCTTAATCCGACATTGGTCATTCACACCGATGGAAAAGCATGTGGCCTTTCAGACAGGCGAAAAGGTGACGCTTTTAGTGGATACGGTGGACCAATTAGAAAGCTACTACCGTGAATACATTCCACAAGTGATCAAAACAATCGTTGTACCGATCATGATTTTGATTGCGGTATTCCTGGTGCATCCGAACAGTGGTTGGATCATGCTGATTACAGCGCCGTTTGTGCCGATTACATATATTATTGTTGGAATGCAAACGAAAAAGAAATCAGAGGAACAATTAGATGCGCTCAACCGTTTTTCTGGCAAATTTTTAGATTTACTTCAGGGCTTACAGACGATTCGTTTACTCGGGCAAAGTAAGCAGCAGGAGGATGTTTTAGCAGAAAGTAATGCCGGCTTTATGACACGTACACTAGGCATATTAAAAATAGCATTTGCCTCTACACTGTTTATTGAGCTCATTGCAACGCTTGGCATTGGTTTAGTAGCACTTGAAATCGGCTTTCAAATGATTGTATTTAAAACATTGACATTCGCACCGGCTTTTTTCATTTTGACGTTGGCCCCTGAATATTATAATTCCTTAAAAAATCTAGGAGCAGCCTTTCATACAGGACGAGGTAGCTTAGGTGCTGCCGCGTTAATTGAAGAACAACTGCAACAAACTGAAACGACTGTCCATTGGGGCGACAAACCTTTAGCGATTCAACCAACCATAACGTTGAAAGACGCGTGTTTTCGCTATACAAATGGCCCATCCATTGGTCCATTAACATTAACCATACGTCCTAGACAAACCGTTGTATTTATCGGAAAAACAGGCCATGGCAAAACAACAATTTTAAATATGATATCCAGTTTAACAGAGCTAGATGGTGGTGAAATTTCACTAAATAATAAGCCACGCCGTGCGTATCGTGCAGATGATTGGTATGCCCAAACGAGTTATATTTCACAGCACCCTTATATTTTTGCGGGGACATTGCGGGAAAATATTTGTATGGGACTTCCCGTTTCAGACGAAGCCGTATCAAATGCCTTACAAAAAGCGCAATTAATCGAATGGCTGTCGAGCTTACCTCAAGGACTAGATACAGCACTTGGCGATGGTGGGCTCGGATTGTCTGGTGGTGAAAAACAACGCGTTGCGATTGCGAGAGCATTTGTTAAACAACCAGCCATTGTCTTTTTTGATGAACCGACTGCTGGCTTAGATGTTGTGACGGAGCGTTTGTTAATCGAATCGATTAAAACACTTCGCGAAACGGCGACCGTGATCATTGCTGCCCACCAGTACGAAAGTATTCGCTTTGCAGATGTCATTTATATCGTGGAAGATGGACAAATTACGGCATCTGGTACACCAGACAATCTAAAGAATCACCCATATTATGAACAAATCACGGCAGGGGGTAATAACTAA